Proteins encoded together in one Camelina sativa cultivar DH55 chromosome 9, Cs, whole genome shotgun sequence window:
- the LOC104714424 gene encoding fe(2+) transport protein 3, chloroplastic isoform X1, translating to MFFIDALWELFPLYLFGSDKDSLSATTESILQIVPETMATNVLCNASESDLCRDDSAAFLLKLVAIASILLAGAAGVATPLVGRNRRFLQTDGNLFVTAKAFAAGVILATGFVHMLAGGTEALSNPCLPEFPWSKFPFPGFFAMVAALITLFVDFMGTQYYERKQEREASESSVEQPGREQSPGIVVPVVEERMDDEKVFGEEDSGGIHIVGIHAHAAHHTHSHTQGHGSCDGHRKIDIGHGHGHGHGHGHGHGHVHGGLELGSGARHVVVSQVLELGIVSHSIIIGLSLGVSQSPCTIRPLIAALSFHQFFEGFALGGCISQAQFRNKSATIMACFFALTTPIGIGIGTAVASSFNSHSVGALLTEGILDSLSAGILVYMALVDLIAADFLSTKMSCNFRLQIVSYMMLFLGAGLMSALAIWA from the exons ATGTTCTTCATCGAT GCTCTTTGGGAATTGTTTCCTCTATACTTGTTCGGATCAGATAAAGATTCTCTCTCAG CAACAACAGAGTCCATTTTGCAGATAGTTCCTGAAACAATGGCTACTAACGTACTTTGCAATGCTAGCGAGTCAGACCTTTGTCGTGATGATTCGGCTGCGTTTCTACTTAAACTAGTAGCCATTGCTTCGATTCTATTAGCTGGAGCTGCAGGTGTAGCTACTCCACTCGTTGGCAGGAACCGTCGCTTCCTTCAAACTGATGGTAACCTCTTTGTGACTGCTAAAGCCTTTGCAGCTGGTGTGATCCTCGCCACGGGTTTTGTTCATATGTTGGCTGGTGGCACTGAAGCGTTGAGCAACCCTTGCTTACCGGAGTTCCCTTGGTCTAAGTTTCCTTTCCCTGGGTTCTTTGCAATGGTTGCTGCTTTGATCACTCTGTTTGTGGATTTTATGGGGACGCAGTACTATGAACGGAAGCAAGAGAGAGAAGCTAGTGAGTCGTCTGTTGAACAGCCGGGGCGTGAACAATCACCTGGTATTGTTGTTCCTGTGGTTGAGGAAAGGATGGATGATGAGAAAGtgtttggagaagaagatagtgGTGGGATTCACATTGTTGGTATTCATGCTCATGCTGCTCACCATACTCATAGTCACACTCAGGGTCATGGTTCATGTGATGGACACCGTAAAATCGACATTGGTCATGGACATGGGCACGGACACGGGCACGGACACGGACATGGACACGTACATGGAGGTTTGGAGCTCGGAAGTGGAGCTAGGCATGTTGTTGTTTCTCAG GTTCTGGAGCTTGGTATTGTGTCACACTCGATCATCATCGGTCTGTCCCTTGGAGTATCTCAGTCACCATGCACAATCCGGCCTCTAATCGCAGCACTATCCTTCCACCAATTCTTTGAAGGATTTGCACTCGGTGGATGCATCTCCCAAGCACAATTCAGGAACAAGTCAGCAACCATAATGGCTTGCTTTTTCGCCCTCACAACACCGATAGGGATCGGTATTGGAACGGCAGTGGCGTCCTCATTCAATTCTCACAGCGTTGGAGCATTGCTGACTGAAGGTATTTTGGACTCGCTCTCTGCTGGGATTCTTGTGTACATGGCATTAGTGGATCTCATAGCTGCTGATTTCTTGAGTACTAAAATGAGCTGCAACTTTAGGCTTCAAATTGTATCTTATATGATGTTGTTCCTTGGAGCTGGACTCATGTCTGCTCTTGCAATTTGGGCTTGA
- the LOC104714424 gene encoding fe(2+) transport protein 3, chloroplastic isoform X2, which yields MATNVLCNASESDLCRDDSAAFLLKLVAIASILLAGAAGVATPLVGRNRRFLQTDGNLFVTAKAFAAGVILATGFVHMLAGGTEALSNPCLPEFPWSKFPFPGFFAMVAALITLFVDFMGTQYYERKQEREASESSVEQPGREQSPGIVVPVVEERMDDEKVFGEEDSGGIHIVGIHAHAAHHTHSHTQGHGSCDGHRKIDIGHGHGHGHGHGHGHGHVHGGLELGSGARHVVVSQVLELGIVSHSIIIGLSLGVSQSPCTIRPLIAALSFHQFFEGFALGGCISQAQFRNKSATIMACFFALTTPIGIGIGTAVASSFNSHSVGALLTEGILDSLSAGILVYMALVDLIAADFLSTKMSCNFRLQIVSYMMLFLGAGLMSALAIWA from the exons ATGGCTACTAACGTACTTTGCAATGCTAGCGAGTCAGACCTTTGTCGTGATGATTCGGCTGCGTTTCTACTTAAACTAGTAGCCATTGCTTCGATTCTATTAGCTGGAGCTGCAGGTGTAGCTACTCCACTCGTTGGCAGGAACCGTCGCTTCCTTCAAACTGATGGTAACCTCTTTGTGACTGCTAAAGCCTTTGCAGCTGGTGTGATCCTCGCCACGGGTTTTGTTCATATGTTGGCTGGTGGCACTGAAGCGTTGAGCAACCCTTGCTTACCGGAGTTCCCTTGGTCTAAGTTTCCTTTCCCTGGGTTCTTTGCAATGGTTGCTGCTTTGATCACTCTGTTTGTGGATTTTATGGGGACGCAGTACTATGAACGGAAGCAAGAGAGAGAAGCTAGTGAGTCGTCTGTTGAACAGCCGGGGCGTGAACAATCACCTGGTATTGTTGTTCCTGTGGTTGAGGAAAGGATGGATGATGAGAAAGtgtttggagaagaagatagtgGTGGGATTCACATTGTTGGTATTCATGCTCATGCTGCTCACCATACTCATAGTCACACTCAGGGTCATGGTTCATGTGATGGACACCGTAAAATCGACATTGGTCATGGACATGGGCACGGACACGGGCACGGACACGGACATGGACACGTACATGGAGGTTTGGAGCTCGGAAGTGGAGCTAGGCATGTTGTTGTTTCTCAG GTTCTGGAGCTTGGTATTGTGTCACACTCGATCATCATCGGTCTGTCCCTTGGAGTATCTCAGTCACCATGCACAATCCGGCCTCTAATCGCAGCACTATCCTTCCACCAATTCTTTGAAGGATTTGCACTCGGTGGATGCATCTCCCAAGCACAATTCAGGAACAAGTCAGCAACCATAATGGCTTGCTTTTTCGCCCTCACAACACCGATAGGGATCGGTATTGGAACGGCAGTGGCGTCCTCATTCAATTCTCACAGCGTTGGAGCATTGCTGACTGAAGGTATTTTGGACTCGCTCTCTGCTGGGATTCTTGTGTACATGGCATTAGTGGATCTCATAGCTGCTGATTTCTTGAGTACTAAAATGAGCTGCAACTTTAGGCTTCAAATTGTATCTTATATGATGTTGTTCCTTGGAGCTGGACTCATGTCTGCTCTTGCAATTTGGGCTTGA